A single window of Leeuwenhoekiella sp. MAR_2009_132 DNA harbors:
- a CDS encoding family 16 glycosylhydrolase: MMNTIKHLFILLFLIQVSCKSTDALTNTKKLEVPKGYTLVWNDEFNKGSKPNSEFWSYEHGFVRNNEMQWYQEENATIERGNLILTGKREMVNNPNYEAQSNNWKKNRKVANYTSSSINTRGKYAFKYGIVEVRAKIDTASGMWPAIWTLGIEKGWPSNGEIDIMEYYQIDGVPHILANAAWKGKERGVSWDSEAIPFTAFLEKDSDWPNKFHIWKMDWTEDYIKLYLDDELLNTIDLSKTKNVDEFNGFQQPHYLLLNLALGSNGGELKDTSFPRSYKVDYVRIFQKL, encoded by the coding sequence ATGATGAATACAATCAAACACCTTTTTATTTTACTCTTTTTAATACAGGTTTCTTGTAAGTCTACAGACGCACTGACTAATACTAAAAAGCTTGAAGTTCCTAAAGGATATACGCTTGTTTGGAATGACGAATTTAATAAAGGATCAAAACCTAATTCTGAGTTTTGGTCGTATGAACATGGCTTTGTACGTAATAATGAGATGCAATGGTATCAAGAAGAAAATGCCACTATTGAACGTGGTAATCTCATACTTACCGGAAAGCGAGAAATGGTTAACAATCCCAATTATGAAGCGCAAAGTAACAATTGGAAAAAGAATAGAAAAGTAGCAAACTATACATCTTCCAGTATCAATACGCGTGGTAAGTATGCGTTTAAATACGGTATTGTAGAAGTACGTGCAAAAATTGATACTGCAAGCGGAATGTGGCCTGCAATCTGGACATTGGGAATCGAAAAAGGATGGCCTTCAAATGGCGAGATAGACATTATGGAATATTACCAAATTGATGGTGTTCCTCACATTTTGGCGAATGCCGCATGGAAAGGAAAAGAACGAGGGGTTTCCTGGGATAGTGAGGCAATTCCTTTTACAGCCTTTTTAGAAAAAGATTCAGACTGGCCCAATAAATTTCATATCTGGAAAATGGACTGGACCGAAGATTATATAAAACTCTATCTGGATGATGAGTTATTAAATACAATAGATTTAAGTAAAACTAAAAATGTAGACGAATTTAATGGGTTTCAACAGCCGCATTATCTATTGCTTAATCTGGCATTAGGTTCTAATGGAGGTGAACTAAAAGACACAAGCTTCCCAAGATCCTATAAGGTTGATTACGTGCGAATATTTCAAAAATTATAA
- a CDS encoding glycoside hydrolase family 97 protein → MLKNLVCISCILLAPFLWGQTAAIVTSPDNNLKVTVALIDSKPVYTVKLNGEIFLEESSLGLQTSIGDFSTGLTFEHSEVKAVSKSYALPKAKVSHVDYLANELITNYTNLNRDTLSIHIRVSNRDVAFSYKLTAKDRNTKVKILAEATGFNLPDDATSFITPQALPMSGWEQTKPSYEEEYTFNETLGTPSQYGVGYTFPALFKNAENGWILISETGVDGSYPGARLGESDNAGLFPLVFPQEGENNSIGETYAAMAMPAQTPWRTITLGKSLKPIVESTVTFDLVEQKYAPSQDYKMGKATWSWIVWQDSSMNYQDQVTFIDLAADLNFEYILIDANWDTSIGRKRFEELVTYAQSKNVEVLLWYNSNGFWNNAPQTPQDLMNTAYKRQQEMAWLQKIGVKGLKIDFFGGDKQVTMQLYEDILTDANNYGLAVTFHGCTLPRGWEKMYPNYITSEAVLASENLVFRQDALDKHAYYSTILPFSRNTVGAMDFGPVFLNKRLSKDQKRGTLRSTSDVFELATAVLYFSPIQHFGLTPNNLEEQPKFVIDFLKKVPTVWDETIYIGGEPGDYAALARRKGAVWYLAVTNGEKKNKTLELNLPMFKGAKATLIYDTKDHTAATKPVTINKNGTFTIKLYGEGGALLITQ, encoded by the coding sequence ATGCTAAAAAACCTTGTATGTATAAGTTGCATTCTTCTGGCTCCGTTTTTATGGGGCCAGACGGCTGCAATAGTTACAAGTCCGGATAATAATCTTAAAGTAACTGTTGCACTTATAGATAGTAAGCCTGTTTATACTGTAAAACTTAATGGGGAAATTTTTTTAGAAGAATCGTCCCTAGGTTTACAAACCTCGATAGGTGATTTTAGTACGGGATTGACTTTTGAACATTCAGAAGTGAAGGCTGTTTCTAAATCGTATGCGTTACCAAAAGCCAAAGTTAGTCACGTCGATTATTTGGCAAATGAGCTTATAACAAACTATACAAATCTCAACCGGGATACCTTATCCATACACATTAGAGTAAGCAACAGAGATGTTGCTTTTTCGTATAAACTAACTGCTAAAGACCGCAATACTAAGGTTAAAATTTTAGCGGAAGCGACAGGGTTTAATTTACCGGATGACGCTACTTCATTTATTACTCCACAGGCATTACCGATGTCTGGTTGGGAGCAAACCAAACCTTCTTATGAAGAAGAGTATACTTTTAATGAAACATTAGGAACCCCTTCACAATACGGTGTAGGTTATACGTTTCCGGCATTATTTAAAAATGCTGAAAATGGCTGGATTTTAATTTCTGAAACCGGTGTTGATGGGAGTTATCCGGGAGCACGCTTGGGAGAGTCTGATAACGCCGGTCTGTTTCCTTTGGTATTTCCACAAGAAGGCGAAAATAACAGTATTGGCGAAACCTATGCGGCGATGGCAATGCCGGCTCAAACGCCTTGGCGTACAATTACTCTTGGTAAAAGTTTAAAACCTATAGTAGAATCTACAGTAACATTTGATCTTGTAGAACAAAAGTATGCTCCTTCTCAAGATTATAAAATGGGTAAAGCAACCTGGAGTTGGATTGTCTGGCAGGACAGCAGTATGAATTATCAGGATCAGGTCACTTTTATTGACCTGGCAGCAGACCTGAATTTTGAATACATACTTATTGATGCTAATTGGGATACCTCAATAGGACGTAAAAGGTTTGAAGAGCTTGTTACCTACGCACAATCTAAAAATGTAGAAGTTTTGTTATGGTACAACTCAAATGGTTTTTGGAACAACGCACCTCAAACGCCACAAGACCTTATGAATACGGCCTACAAACGTCAACAAGAAATGGCGTGGCTGCAAAAAATAGGAGTAAAAGGATTAAAGATTGATTTCTTTGGAGGCGATAAGCAGGTCACGATGCAGTTGTATGAAGACATTCTTACCGATGCTAATAATTACGGACTGGCAGTAACTTTTCACGGGTGTACCTTACCACGTGGGTGGGAAAAAATGTATCCCAATTACATAACTTCGGAAGCCGTTCTGGCATCAGAAAATTTGGTTTTTAGACAAGATGCATTAGATAAACACGCCTATTATAGCACGATCTTACCTTTTAGCCGAAACACAGTAGGTGCTATGGATTTTGGGCCGGTATTTCTTAATAAGCGACTTTCAAAAGATCAAAAACGAGGTACGTTGCGAAGTACTTCAGATGTATTTGAGTTAGCTACAGCAGTTCTTTATTTTTCCCCTATTCAGCATTTTGGACTTACGCCAAATAATCTGGAAGAGCAACCTAAGTTTGTAATAGACTTCTTAAAAAAGGTGCCAACGGTTTGGGATGAGACCATTTATATAGGAGGTGAGCCAGGTGATTACGCAGCCTTAGCAAGACGCAAAGGAGCTGTCTGGTATCTCGCGGTTACTAACGGAGAGAAAAAAAACAAAACTTTAGAGCTCAATTTGCCGATGTTTAAAGGAGCTAAAGCAACTTTAATTTATGATACTAAAGATCATACAGCAGCAACAAAACCAGTTACAATTAATAAAAACGGAACGTTTACAATAAAACTATATGGTGAAGGCGGGGCATTGCTAATTACTCAATAA
- a CDS encoding glycoside hydrolase family 2 TIM barrel-domain containing protein: MRKTIVNLLSMLCICSAIAQNQQNEWENPTILDRNKEEGRSAFVLYDKAKNAQTRTPEKSSLYKSLNGSWKFNLAKNPQQLPQNFYKTDLDDSGWDAINVPSNWETEGFDIPIYTNVAYPFPKNPPFINGDYNPVGSYRTTFTVPEGWSDKEIILSFGSISGYARIFVNGKEVGMTKASKTPAEFDITSFLQKGENLLAVQVTRWHDGSYLEDQDFWRLSGIERTVFLQAMPKTTIWDYRVTSDLDANYNNGKFTAEVDIRYFAKSKIKNPRVQVALFDKDGNLVLAEKKNVPVAGGNLSFNLTIPDVLKWSGETPYLYNYIIKLEDKNGHTVAVTSGRTGFRKVELKNAQLLVNGKAVTVRGVNLHEHHPDKGHVPDLEMTRKDFELMARNNINAVRMSHYPHGQDVYDLADEFGFYIVDEANIETHAMGAEFQGAIDKSKHPAYLEEWAPAHLDRIKRMYEMDKNHTSVILWSMGNECGNGPVFYEAYDWLKKTDASRLVTFEQAGQNPNTDVVAPMYPRLKDMKEYAERTDVTRPFIMCEYSHAMGNSSGNFREYWDIIDSSPHMQGGFIWDWVDQGLRAKTDDGREFFAYGGDLGGENLQNDENFNANGLVTADRIAHPSLAEVKKVYQPIEFSIIGNTLNVTNEYNYTNLDQFSFKWNLLKDGVSVKTGEFNVSAEPNTQESVQLDLPEMLQGEYFLDVYAYTTKASALIPAGFEMALEQFDMNKSNYFTSKKDITSESKLVFKTTNDTLQFSSDKVVGAINLKTGQIEIYQLKNAGAVVSEFPQPYFWRAPTDNDFGNGMPKKLQAWKTASKDAQLISAEVGKLTDNGLPVTVMYQLEGVDVPYTISYLIANTGEITVTASIDISGKELPEMPRFGMRMILDGDFDNLKYYGRGPWENYSDRKESAFLGTYSDKVENQFTYTYIRPQESGYHTDARWLTLTNAAGTGLKISGAQPLGFSALNISTEDLDPGLTKDQRHPTDLTVQDKVFLHLDLKQRGLGGLNSWGEYPLEKYRLEDNSYTYSYTISLLE, encoded by the coding sequence ATGAGAAAAACTATTGTAAACCTTTTGAGCATGTTATGCATTTGTAGCGCAATTGCCCAAAACCAACAGAATGAGTGGGAAAACCCTACAATTTTAGATAGAAATAAAGAAGAAGGTCGCAGCGCATTTGTTTTATACGATAAAGCGAAAAATGCCCAAACGCGTACTCCTGAAAAGTCATCTCTTTATAAAAGTCTAAATGGAAGCTGGAAATTTAATCTAGCAAAAAACCCGCAACAACTTCCGCAGAATTTTTATAAAACCGATTTAGACGACAGCGGTTGGGATGCTATAAACGTTCCCTCTAACTGGGAGACCGAAGGTTTTGATATTCCTATTTATACAAACGTAGCCTATCCTTTTCCTAAAAACCCGCCCTTTATAAACGGGGATTACAATCCTGTAGGCAGTTACCGTACCACATTTACTGTACCTGAGGGGTGGAGTGATAAAGAAATTATTTTGAGTTTTGGCTCAATCTCAGGTTATGCGCGCATATTTGTAAATGGCAAAGAAGTAGGTATGACCAAGGCTTCTAAAACACCTGCAGAATTTGATATAACCAGTTTTCTGCAAAAAGGAGAAAATTTACTGGCAGTACAGGTTACTCGCTGGCACGACGGAAGCTATCTAGAAGATCAGGATTTCTGGAGATTAAGTGGTATAGAGCGTACTGTTTTTCTACAGGCAATGCCAAAAACAACAATTTGGGATTATCGAGTTACCAGTGATTTAGATGCTAATTATAACAATGGAAAATTTACCGCTGAGGTAGACATACGTTATTTTGCAAAAAGTAAAATAAAAAATCCACGAGTACAGGTTGCTCTTTTTGATAAAGATGGAAATCTGGTTCTAGCCGAAAAGAAAAATGTACCTGTGGCAGGTGGTAATTTATCATTTAATTTGACAATCCCTGATGTATTGAAGTGGAGCGGAGAAACTCCATATCTATATAATTACATCATAAAGCTAGAAGATAAAAATGGGCACACAGTTGCAGTTACTTCTGGGCGCACCGGTTTTAGAAAAGTAGAGCTTAAAAATGCACAGCTATTAGTTAACGGTAAGGCTGTGACAGTACGTGGGGTAAACCTGCACGAGCATCACCCAGATAAAGGTCATGTACCAGATCTTGAGATGACACGTAAAGATTTTGAATTGATGGCGCGTAACAACATCAACGCTGTACGTATGAGCCACTACCCACATGGGCAGGACGTTTATGATCTTGCAGATGAATTTGGTTTTTACATTGTAGATGAGGCAAATATAGAAACCCATGCAATGGGCGCAGAATTTCAGGGGGCTATAGATAAATCTAAACATCCTGCCTATCTAGAAGAATGGGCTCCTGCACATTTAGACCGTATAAAGCGTATGTATGAGATGGATAAAAATCATACTTCAGTAATTCTTTGGTCTATGGGAAATGAGTGTGGTAATGGTCCGGTTTTTTATGAAGCTTATGACTGGTTAAAGAAGACTGATGCTTCGCGTTTGGTAACTTTTGAGCAGGCAGGGCAAAATCCCAATACAGATGTTGTAGCACCTATGTATCCGCGGCTTAAGGATATGAAAGAATATGCAGAACGTACAGATGTTACACGACCTTTTATAATGTGTGAGTATTCTCACGCAATGGGGAACAGCAGCGGTAATTTTAGAGAGTATTGGGATATTATAGACAGCAGCCCACATATGCAAGGTGGTTTTATTTGGGATTGGGTAGATCAGGGATTGAGAGCAAAAACAGATGATGGACGTGAATTTTTTGCTTACGGTGGTGATCTTGGAGGTGAAAATTTGCAAAATGATGAGAACTTTAATGCAAATGGTTTAGTTACTGCAGATCGCATTGCTCATCCTTCTTTAGCCGAAGTGAAAAAAGTATATCAGCCTATAGAATTTTCGATCATAGGTAATACCTTGAATGTTACAAATGAATACAACTATACAAATCTTGATCAATTCAGTTTTAAATGGAATTTACTGAAGGATGGTGTTTCGGTAAAAACAGGAGAATTTAATGTTTCGGCAGAACCTAACACACAAGAATCTGTACAACTTGATTTACCTGAAATGTTACAAGGTGAATATTTCTTAGATGTTTATGCATATACAACTAAAGCTTCAGCATTAATTCCGGCTGGTTTTGAGATGGCGCTTGAGCAATTTGATATGAACAAGAGCAACTACTTTACTTCTAAAAAAGACATTACTTCAGAAAGTAAACTTGTTTTTAAAACTACAAATGACACCTTACAGTTCAGTTCTGATAAAGTAGTGGGAGCTATAAACCTAAAAACAGGTCAGATTGAAATATACCAACTTAAGAATGCAGGTGCTGTAGTAAGTGAGTTTCCGCAGCCCTATTTTTGGAGAGCTCCTACCGATAATGATTTTGGTAATGGTATGCCGAAGAAATTACAAGCCTGGAAAACGGCTTCTAAAGACGCACAATTAATATCTGCAGAGGTAGGAAAGCTTACTGATAATGGCTTGCCGGTTACCGTAATGTATCAACTTGAAGGGGTAGATGTGCCATATACGATTAGTTACTTAATTGCGAATACAGGAGAAATCACCGTAACAGCTAGTATAGATATAAGCGGTAAAGAATTACCTGAAATGCCTCGTTTTGGGATGCGTATGATTCTAGATGGGGATTTTGATAATTTAAAGTATTACGGCCGCGGACCATGGGAAAATTATTCAGACCGTAAAGAGTCTGCATTTTTAGGCACTTATAGTGATAAAGTAGAAAATCAATTTACGTATACCTACATACGCCCGCAGGAATCAGGATATCATACAGATGCACGTTGGTTAACATTAACCAATGCTGCTGGTACAGGATTGAAGATTTCTGGAGCTCAACCACTAGGGTTTAGTGCACTCAATATTTCTACTGAAGATCTTGACCCCGGTTTAACTAAAGATCAAAGACACCCAACAGATTTAACGGTACAGGATAAGGTTTTTCTTCATTTAGATTTAAAACAACGTGGTTTAGGAGGTCTCAACAGTTGGGGTGAATATCCTTTAGAAAAATACAGATTAGAAGATAATTCATACACCTATAGCTATACAATCTCATTGTTAGAATAA
- a CDS encoding DUF2264 domain-containing protein — MNKQQLTFVLALCIGVITGTQALQAQEKREYMVHTMIKIADPLLEALSKDQLKEKMPVERSPGAWDDRKHVTYLEGFGRLFSGMAPWLELGPDDTKEGKLREKYIKLVLKGLENGTNPEADDFMNFSTDRQPLVDAAFLAQGLLRAPTQTWDRLDKKTQENVINALKSSRKIEPYYSNWLLFTAMVEAALLKFDTSGDLIRIDYALNKHKEWYLGDGMYGDGPDFHWDYYNSFVIQPMLLDIYKTLEETGHAKDRDYKRAKERATRYAAIQERLIGPQGTYPPIGRSLAYRFGAFQLLSQVALRDELPKDVAPAQVRDALYTMVKNQIEAPGTFDDKGWLTVGLYGHQNNIGEGYISTGSLYLCSEVFLILGLPADAPLWSNAETDWTQKKLWSGQNINIDHHY, encoded by the coding sequence ATGAATAAACAACAGTTAACTTTTGTTTTAGCGCTATGTATTGGTGTAATCACGGGAACACAAGCTTTGCAAGCACAAGAAAAGCGGGAGTATATGGTACATACCATGATAAAAATTGCCGATCCCCTTTTAGAGGCATTAAGTAAAGACCAGTTAAAAGAAAAAATGCCAGTAGAGCGCTCTCCGGGAGCCTGGGATGATCGTAAACACGTAACCTATTTAGAAGGTTTTGGGCGTTTATTTTCTGGAATGGCACCGTGGCTGGAGTTAGGCCCTGATGATACTAAAGAAGGGAAATTGCGAGAAAAATATATCAAACTCGTTTTAAAAGGTTTAGAAAACGGTACCAATCCCGAGGCTGATGATTTTATGAATTTTAGCACAGACCGTCAGCCACTGGTTGATGCTGCTTTTTTAGCACAAGGTTTATTAAGAGCGCCTACACAAACCTGGGATCGTTTAGATAAGAAAACGCAAGAAAACGTAATCAATGCTTTAAAATCATCACGTAAAATAGAACCTTATTACAGCAATTGGTTACTCTTTACCGCTATGGTAGAAGCCGCCTTGCTCAAGTTTGATACTAGTGGAGATTTAATACGTATAGACTATGCATTAAATAAGCACAAAGAATGGTATCTGGGAGATGGAATGTATGGCGATGGACCCGATTTTCACTGGGATTACTACAACAGTTTTGTAATTCAGCCAATGCTGCTTGATATTTATAAAACACTTGAAGAAACCGGTCACGCAAAAGATAGAGATTATAAAAGAGCGAAAGAACGTGCAACCCGTTATGCCGCTATTCAAGAACGTTTAATTGGTCCACAAGGTACATATCCTCCTATCGGGAGATCTCTGGCTTATCGTTTTGGAGCATTCCAATTGCTGTCGCAAGTTGCACTAAGAGATGAGTTGCCTAAGGATGTAGCACCCGCTCAAGTACGAGATGCGCTATATACCATGGTGAAAAATCAAATTGAGGCTCCGGGAACTTTTGATGATAAAGGCTGGCTTACGGTAGGACTTTATGGGCATCAAAACAATATAGGTGAAGGCTACATCTCAACAGGAAGTTTATACCTCTGTTCTGAAGTGTTTTTAATACTGGGGCTGCCTGCAGACGCTCCGTTATGGAGTAATGCTGAGACAGACTGGACTCAAAAGAAACTATGGAGTGGTCAGAATATTAATATAGACCACCATTACTAA